The Anastrepha ludens isolate Willacy chromosome 2, idAnaLude1.1, whole genome shotgun sequence DNA window actactgcagcgtctatcaggcagagcttctagctataaaagaagtggctacatacctatatttgcatgccgtaacaaaaacgactataaacatattctcggatagccaagcggctattaaatcaatgaatgcggctatactaagatcaaaggttgcacaggaatgccgagcagccctaaatgatattagcgccagccttatttgggttccgggacacagagatattgaaggaaactaTAGAGCTGATgggctagccagaaaaggtactgctcttcaactgttccgtgataaaaataccattgtaaaacctttggccacgagtaaaaTAATAACCCAAGAAGCCAATAGGTCATAggaagatgaagatacatgcgtaacagccagACTACTATGGcctcaaataaacaagaaaaggacaaaggaattgcttagcctttcaagagaagatatctcgaaggtcgtgacttgtgtcaccggccactggctatgtggcaggcattccttgagactaggagtattctctcatgaatattgtagaagttgtagagatgaggaagaggaagaaacagttcaGCAAACAGTtcggtaaacactttttcaattctcttacagagctgtctggcgttgggattagaccaatcctgcgcttcataagagcctcaaaatggtttcataaaaataaataaataaacaacattcccgtgtcgcacagtggtatcacaacggacctgtgagatctaagtgagttggtcatacggaccgaTTACCACCATAGCCTAACCTAATCAGGCTTGATAACCATTCGTATTATTATTTCGCCTTACCTTTACCATCAGGTTGTGTAGTTGTGTATACAGTTCTTCTCCGCCGTATTTCAATATCTCAGCAATAATACCATCAGCATCATTACATTTGTGGTTTTTAAGTTTAGCAACTGCAGTTTTTGTTTCTGCAAAACTAAGGTCACTTATCTGTATTTCAGCGGTTTACAGTTCTTGACTCACGTTTTCCTCATTTCGCATGattgaagtttcattaaaaagcaaaatgtcTTGTTTGTCGCTCATCACTTCACCATTTTTGCCTTTGCAGTTATTACAAGTAGTTGTTGGATAGAAAGGTTTAGTTTGATGTTTGATGGGTTGTTACATTTTTCGCatgtttttgtttctatttgctCGACTTGTCTGTTGAGGtgctctttttttcttcttgataaTCGAGTAAAGTTTGATGATTGCATCTTTCTAGATATTTTTCCAACATAATTTGGATTCTAAAATAAAGCCGAGGAAATCAGATTGCATGACAGCAATTCCGATTTTGACCGAATCGGATTTTGCAACCACTTTTAATATACAGAGTGAATGATGTGAAATGTTACCACCTGTTCAATATATTGCTTACACCCAGAAAAATAACATTGGTTAAATGTAACAATTTCCGTGGTTAATTTTACTACCATGTAAATTGTTGTTGCAAAAATTCTCAGCTAACTGCAAACGTTGgtcaaattaacaattttttttcggttaGTGCGCGCTCTGTATAATTTGTTGctgtaattttaacaattttagctTGTTATATTAACtgtttgaaaaagttaaaattttccttacattttgttgttgttttcttacCAACAAATATGGTAGAAttaaccaattcaaaaattgttactTTCTTCACTTACTATTTGTTCAGTAAAATTAACCTACGtaaatcgtatttttttttctaatgttaTTTTGTTAGTGTGATTTAACTGATCTTATTtggttaattttacaataaaattgtacatttgaaaaaaaactaaatcaacCATAAACCTTGGTTAATTATACCAGTACCAATCAGTTAAAATATTTCTCCCTGAAAATGCCCTTTAACAATTTCAATAGGTTATTTTGACAGTGGCAATTGTGCCACTACTATTCCTTGTGTTAAGGTAACCATTGATAcagcagttaaaaaataaacgatTGCAGCAATAGAAGCGGaccatgttgttgctgttgttattgtttgtaaCGGAACTTCGCCGACGCTCGctgcaatcagttggttgaaaaCTTTGAGCAAGCCGGTTGAATGTAAATTGTGTGTGCAAGttgtaaaaatggaaaataatattttggaaTCAGCAGAAAAGGACGGACTGGAATCTATATTAGACTCTTGGGGATTCAGCCACATTTTACAAACATTAAAAGGtaggtttattaaaaataacttttgtaaattaacaaaaatgttgGTGAAACGGCGTCATGCAACCATTCCGTTATTTGGCTTtggttgtgttgttgcttttattgctcatataaaaagtgtgaaaataattgCATGCATCGATTTCTGtttgtaaatgaaataaacttattAAGTAAATGTGTAATATTTTAACAAATCGTAGATGAATCTATAATACTTGAACGGCTAAGATATTTGGAAGAGCAGGACTTGACATACTTATTCCGGGAACGTAGGTTAGGAGAAAAAGTGGAGTTTCGTTTCAAGCTGCAGCAATGGAAAATCGCAAATGTAAGTGCAaacataaaatttgaattttattcggtaaacaaaataaaacttttctaTTTAAGGGATATTCTGATGTCAAAGCCTGCGATACAATATCTGTAGACACGACTTTCCTGGAAGACGTGGAAAATTCACAATATTTAAACTGCAGTCAATCAACAAGCTCTTCTTCTAAAGTTATTTACGATCCTAATGGGTACCGCGGCTCTATtgtgagtatatacatatgcaaatatctaCAGTGAACGTCAAAAGGAATTGTGCATCATAAAATTGCAATATTCACGAAAAATTACTTATTCTAAAACAAGTTCGCAAATTCCTAGTAAAAGTATTCATTCacgaatacaataaaaaatgtaaataataaataataataaaaacaataaataatataagttaaagttcgagtatgcagttttgtagcttgttaaattttggtataataagatACTATTACTTAAAAGCCTACTATTACTTAAGCCGCTAAAACAATTAcctgatttttggcaattcttTTTTCTAAGCCCCAggtttttttgcatacaaatttataagcttgattttttcttagtatcgtactatactaaaatttaaattacattaaattaaatcttaaatttaattttttgctgtaTTCTTGTGAATACTTGTATTAGAAATTAgcgaaattattaatttttaataaaaattgcaattttatgGTGTATAGTTTCTTTTCACGCTCACTGTAAAGTATTtcaatttacattcaaaatttaGAATAGTGCTTATGATAATTATAAATAGGGCAActcatataaaaatttgaatgttttccaaattttacgaATTACCATAGTACAATATATAGTAACAGTATCAATCTATTTTTAGATTCAAATCGATTTTAGTTATTTGCATCCACATTCCACATCCATCTTCGATAAATGGAAGACCTTTAATCTCAAAATTATCCCACtgataaaaacaatgttgacgGATCCGGCGCACTTGCATCAATTGGAAACAATAAAATCACGAGAAAAAGGTTTGTCAAGGCATTTACtcaaacatatatttatttatatttacatatcttTACTATTTCTAAACATATACATAGGTTCAGAACAGATCATTGCACTACTGCTTCATGTTTTGCTGCGTCcaacaataaaacgaaaagCAAATACCGCAAGAAAGATTTACCGGTCTACTATCAAAGATTCGCAGATGTCTTTTATTCTTCATGTTGTTACGGCAAATGATGTTGAAAACTGCTTAAACAAGCTGAAGACTTCCCTTTATGATCGCGGTGAGACCTTACAACCAATAATTATTGCAGTTGGCTATAATTTATGTGACGCTaatgtactttttttatataaaggtaTCAGAGAGAGATTAttgaataattataatttagttATAAAACTGAAAACTTGTGATTAAAACTACATTAAAAAAGCTCGAAGAGATTTGTAAAAGGTTCtgatttaaccttttttttttaattgtacgtacacttatttatttatgtttaaaacGTTATCTTAAAGACTGTTAaggataacttaaaaaaaatccccAACATTGTTACtttttgtgaattatttttattacaatccatttaaaaaaaaaacaaataaaattttcctgaataaaatacaaatactgtTTTTATCTTTACAACGTTGATGTTTAAATCAGAACGATATAGAGTAGAAATGTAACTATAAAGATTCGAATTGTATAATAACtattctacaaaaattttattgtatctaAAATTGTGGTAATACTAAACAATTAACATTGTTATCACACAATTTATATTGTAGGATTACAGTATAAATAGTACTTTGacaattttaattgtttatgtACCACAACTTCAGtaacaatacaatttttatagtaatgtaacagtaaaaatagttaattctacaatttttgtggttatattacaatttttacatTAGTTTTTACCAACTTTTGTGGTTAGGTGGGCATtactattaatatatattaagttaattttaccaatttttatagGTTGGAGCCATACGAACCTACTTTTGTGGTTAAGTGAACCAATTTCACATtgttaaatttcaacaatttttttggtaaaattaacaatttttaaccaCAACTTCAGTAAGGGTTGCTAACTATTTTCTATTGGTTGGTTTCACCCATATTTATAGGTTGGAGCCGTTTTAACATAGTTTTTCGGTTAGTTTtaccaataaaattttttgagtgtataagccatcaaaagcatttgcgtttcagttttgttgaattttttttttctgtgacgg harbors:
- the LOC128854765 gene encoding uncharacterized protein LOC128854765, translating into MENNILESAEKDGLESILDSWGFSHILQTLKDESIILERLRYLEEQDLTYLFRERRLGEKVEFRFKLQQWKIANGYSDVKACDTISVDTTFLEDVENSQYLNCSQSTSSSSKVIYDPNGYRGSIIQIDFSYLHPHSTSIFDKWKTFNLKIIPLIKTMLTDPAHLHQLETIKSREKGSEQIIALLLHVLLRPTIKRKANTARKIYRSTIKDSQMSFILHVVTANDVENCLNKLKTSLYDRGETLQPIIIAVGYNLCDANVLFLYKGIRERLLNNYNLVIKLKTCD